In one Alnus glutinosa chromosome 12, dhAlnGlut1.1, whole genome shotgun sequence genomic region, the following are encoded:
- the LOC133852466 gene encoding tlg2p-like protein a isoform X2, translating to MATRNRTAMYRKHRDAVKSVRAPLSSSASGSGGPVIEMASLLSSNRSSYAPLSTEDPGPSRDAFTVGLPPAWVDDSEEVAVNIQQARVKMTELVKVHAKALMPSFGDGKEDQHMIEALTLEITDILRRSEKRLQKLSASGSAEDSNIRKNVQRSLATDLQNLSMDLRRKQSTYLKRLQQQKEGPDGVDLEMNLSGNKSRLEDDEFNDMSINDYQMRKLKKSEQITGEREREIQQVVQSVNDLAQIMKDLSVLVIDQGTIVDRIDYNIQTVAVSVDEGLKQLQKAERTQKKGGMVMCATVLVIMCFFMLVLLILKEIFFSS from the exons ATGGCGACGAGGAATCGTACCGCGATGTACAGAAAGCACAGGGACGCCGTGAAGAGCGTGCGAGCTCCGTTGTCTTCGTCGGCGTCCGGTTCGGGTGGTCCGGTTATCGAAATGGCTTCGCTTCTGAGTTCCAATCGGTCGTCTTATGCTCCTCTTAGCACCGAAGATCCAGGACCTTCAAG GGATGCATTTACGGTGGGTCTACCGCCAGCTTGGGTGGATGATTCTGAAGAAGTGGCTGTAAATATACAACAGGCTCGGGTCAAAATGACTGAGTTAGTCAAGGTTCATGCCAAGGCTCTAATGCCCTCATTTGGAGATGGCAAAGAAGATCAACATATGATTGAGGCTCTTACCCTAGAGATTACAGATATATTGAGGAGGTCAGAGAAGAGATTACAGAAACTTTCTGCAAGTGGGTCTGCTGAGGACTCAAACATTAGGAAAAATGTACAG CGTTCTCTTGCAACAGACCTTCAGAACCTTTCCATGGACCTCCGGAGAAAACAGTCAACATATTTGAAACGGCTGCAGCAGCAAAAAGAG GGACCTGATGGGGTTGATTTGGAGATGAACTTGAGTGGAAATAAATCGAGATTAGAAGATGATGAATTTAATGACATG AGTATTAATGATTATCAAATGAGAAAGCTAAAAAAGAGTGAGCAAATCACAGgagaaagggaaagagagatCCAACAG GTTGTGCAATCCGTGAACGATCTTGCTCAAATCATGAAGGACCTCTCAGTTCTTGTGATAGACCAG GGCACAATTGTTGATCGGATAGACTACAACATTCAGACTGTTGCTGTATCAGTTGACGAGGGTCTTAAACAGCTCCAGAag GCAGAGAGAACACAGAAGAAAGGTGGAATGGTGATGTGTGCAACAGTGCTTGTTATCATGTGCTTCTTCATGCTAGTCCTCCTGATACTCAAGGAGATATTCTTTAGTTCATGA
- the LOC133852466 gene encoding tlg2p-like protein a isoform X1, whose translation MATRNRTAMYRKHRDAVKSVRAPLSSSASGSGGPVIEMASLLSSNRSSYAPLSTEDPGPSSRDAFTVGLPPAWVDDSEEVAVNIQQARVKMTELVKVHAKALMPSFGDGKEDQHMIEALTLEITDILRRSEKRLQKLSASGSAEDSNIRKNVQRSLATDLQNLSMDLRRKQSTYLKRLQQQKEGPDGVDLEMNLSGNKSRLEDDEFNDMSINDYQMRKLKKSEQITGEREREIQQVVQSVNDLAQIMKDLSVLVIDQGTIVDRIDYNIQTVAVSVDEGLKQLQKAERTQKKGGMVMCATVLVIMCFFMLVLLILKEIFFSS comes from the exons ATGGCGACGAGGAATCGTACCGCGATGTACAGAAAGCACAGGGACGCCGTGAAGAGCGTGCGAGCTCCGTTGTCTTCGTCGGCGTCCGGTTCGGGTGGTCCGGTTATCGAAATGGCTTCGCTTCTGAGTTCCAATCGGTCGTCTTATGCTCCTCTTAGCACCGAAGATCCAGGACCTTCAAG TAGGGATGCATTTACGGTGGGTCTACCGCCAGCTTGGGTGGATGATTCTGAAGAAGTGGCTGTAAATATACAACAGGCTCGGGTCAAAATGACTGAGTTAGTCAAGGTTCATGCCAAGGCTCTAATGCCCTCATTTGGAGATGGCAAAGAAGATCAACATATGATTGAGGCTCTTACCCTAGAGATTACAGATATATTGAGGAGGTCAGAGAAGAGATTACAGAAACTTTCTGCAAGTGGGTCTGCTGAGGACTCAAACATTAGGAAAAATGTACAG CGTTCTCTTGCAACAGACCTTCAGAACCTTTCCATGGACCTCCGGAGAAAACAGTCAACATATTTGAAACGGCTGCAGCAGCAAAAAGAG GGACCTGATGGGGTTGATTTGGAGATGAACTTGAGTGGAAATAAATCGAGATTAGAAGATGATGAATTTAATGACATG AGTATTAATGATTATCAAATGAGAAAGCTAAAAAAGAGTGAGCAAATCACAGgagaaagggaaagagagatCCAACAG GTTGTGCAATCCGTGAACGATCTTGCTCAAATCATGAAGGACCTCTCAGTTCTTGTGATAGACCAG GGCACAATTGTTGATCGGATAGACTACAACATTCAGACTGTTGCTGTATCAGTTGACGAGGGTCTTAAACAGCTCCAGAag GCAGAGAGAACACAGAAGAAAGGTGGAATGGTGATGTGTGCAACAGTGCTTGTTATCATGTGCTTCTTCATGCTAGTCCTCCTGATACTCAAGGAGATATTCTTTAGTTCATGA
- the LOC133852466 gene encoding syntaxin-43-like isoform X3, which translates to MTELVKVHAKALMPSFGDGKEDQHMIEALTLEITDILRRSEKRLQKLSASGSAEDSNIRKNVQRSLATDLQNLSMDLRRKQSTYLKRLQQQKEGPDGVDLEMNLSGNKSRLEDDEFNDMSINDYQMRKLKKSEQITGEREREIQQVVQSVNDLAQIMKDLSVLVIDQGTIVDRIDYNIQTVAVSVDEGLKQLQKAERTQKKGGMVMCATVLVIMCFFMLVLLILKEIFFSS; encoded by the exons ATGACTGAGTTAGTCAAGGTTCATGCCAAGGCTCTAATGCCCTCATTTGGAGATGGCAAAGAAGATCAACATATGATTGAGGCTCTTACCCTAGAGATTACAGATATATTGAGGAGGTCAGAGAAGAGATTACAGAAACTTTCTGCAAGTGGGTCTGCTGAGGACTCAAACATTAGGAAAAATGTACAG CGTTCTCTTGCAACAGACCTTCAGAACCTTTCCATGGACCTCCGGAGAAAACAGTCAACATATTTGAAACGGCTGCAGCAGCAAAAAGAG GGACCTGATGGGGTTGATTTGGAGATGAACTTGAGTGGAAATAAATCGAGATTAGAAGATGATGAATTTAATGACATG AGTATTAATGATTATCAAATGAGAAAGCTAAAAAAGAGTGAGCAAATCACAGgagaaagggaaagagagatCCAACAG GTTGTGCAATCCGTGAACGATCTTGCTCAAATCATGAAGGACCTCTCAGTTCTTGTGATAGACCAG GGCACAATTGTTGATCGGATAGACTACAACATTCAGACTGTTGCTGTATCAGTTGACGAGGGTCTTAAACAGCTCCAGAag GCAGAGAGAACACAGAAGAAAGGTGGAATGGTGATGTGTGCAACAGTGCTTGTTATCATGTGCTTCTTCATGCTAGTCCTCCTGATACTCAAGGAGATATTCTTTAGTTCATGA
- the LOC133851551 gene encoding protein DEHYDRATION-INDUCED 19 homolog 3-like, with product MEDDAWNFGVSIASRNYHQSTTESQSDLFIDLEEIEGDDELKAEHPCPFCPEDFDLVGLCCHIDEEHPIEANSGVCPICATRVGMNMVGHITTQHGNISKSWHKLKLLKDETYSTLSFSRKKFQDGHFQSFPVGSSSVVSTSKMAPDPLLSFIYNAPAVDKSESIQPDSSTEVSIEDENSDEEMSERNSQLNALSDKDQMEKSRRCDFVQGLLLFTILDDDSL from the exons ATGGAGGATGATGCTTGGAATTTTGGTGTTTCTATTGCTTCAAGGAACTACCACCAGTCAACTACTGAGTCTCAATCTG ATCTTTTTATAGATTTGGAGGAGATTGAAGGGGACGATGAGTTAAAAGCGGAGCATCCGTGCCCATTTTGTCCAGAGGATTTTGATTTGGTTGGGCTGTGCTGCCATATTGACGAGGAGCATCCTATAGAAGCAAATTCTGGG gtatGTCCGATTTGCGCTACAAGAGTGGGGATGAATATGGTTGGACACATAACAACACAGCATGGAAACATTTCTAAG AGTTGGCACAAATTAAAACTCCTTAAGGATGAGACGTATTCAACCCTTTCTTTTTCAAGAAAGAAGTTTCAGGATGGACATTTCCAATCTTTTCCTGTTGGGTCATCTTCTGTGGTTTCTACCTCTAAGATGGCACCTGATCCACTGCTGTCATTTATTTACAACGCGCCTGCTGTTGACAAGTCTGAAAGTATACAGCCTGATTCTTCAACTGAAGTAAGCATAGAGGATGAGAACTCTGACGAGGAAATGTCAGAAAG AAACTCTCAACTAAATGCTTTATCAGACAAGGACCAAATGGAGAAGTCAAGGAGATGCGATTTTGTGCAGGGACTATTATTGTTCACCATCCTTGATGATGACAGCTTATGA